A portion of the Candidatus Dormiibacterota bacterium genome contains these proteins:
- the trpS gene encoding tryptophan--tRNA ligase produces the protein MTVSMGNKPRVMSGMRPTGGLHLGHLVGVLTQWANYCDTADAYFEIADLHAYTTGFADPQLIRDARIEMVAVWLAAGVDPQKSTIFLQSAVPQISELQVLLSMITPVSWLERVPTYKGQIEALGQDIATYGFLGYPLLQLCDIAIVRGERVPVGRDQVAHLELGREVVRRFNHLYGNGDEVLVEPQPTLSEFPEVPGTDGRKMSKSYDNAILISDDEETTTKRVRSMVTDPLKLRRGDPGRPEVCPVFSLWRFVNPLKLDGIAAECRSGALGCVADKGDFAEQLNAYLRPVRERYRTYMQDPGEVERIIDEGTRRTREIAADVLGDVKRAMKF, from the coding sequence ATGACGGTAAGCATGGGAAACAAACCGCGAGTGATGTCGGGGATGCGCCCGACGGGCGGCCTGCACTTGGGCCATCTCGTCGGCGTGCTCACGCAGTGGGCGAACTATTGCGACACCGCCGACGCGTATTTTGAGATCGCCGATCTTCACGCGTACACCACCGGTTTTGCCGACCCGCAGCTCATTCGCGACGCGCGTATCGAGATGGTTGCCGTATGGCTGGCCGCCGGCGTCGATCCGCAAAAATCGACGATCTTCTTGCAGTCGGCCGTTCCGCAGATCAGCGAATTGCAGGTACTGCTTTCGATGATTACGCCGGTGTCGTGGCTGGAGCGCGTCCCAACCTATAAAGGCCAAATCGAAGCGCTGGGCCAGGATATCGCGACCTATGGGTTCCTCGGCTATCCGTTGCTCCAACTCTGCGACATCGCGATCGTGCGCGGCGAACGCGTGCCGGTCGGTCGCGACCAAGTCGCGCATTTGGAACTGGGGCGCGAAGTGGTGCGCCGCTTCAACCATCTCTACGGCAACGGCGACGAAGTGCTCGTCGAACCGCAGCCGACGCTCTCGGAGTTTCCCGAAGTTCCGGGTACCGACGGGCGCAAGATGTCGAAATCGTACGACAACGCGATCCTCATCAGCGACGACGAGGAGACCACCACCAAGCGCGTGCGCTCGATGGTGACCGATCCGCTCAAACTGCGTCGCGGCGATCCGGGCCGCCCGGAAGTCTGCCCGGTGTTCTCGCTGTGGAGATTCGTCAATCCGCTCAAGCTCGACGGCATTGCCGCCGAGTGCCGCTCCGGCGCCCTCGGATGCGTCGCCGACAAAGGCGATTTTGCCGAACAGCTCAATGCATACTTGCGGCCGGTGCGCGAACGCTACCGCACGTACATGCAAGACCCCGGCGAAGTCGAGCGCATCATCGACGAAGGCACGCGCCGCACCCGCGAGATCGCGGCCGACGTCCTCGGCGACGTGAAACGCGCGATGAAGTTCTAA
- a CDS encoding CopG family transcriptional regulator produces the protein MVKKMVYLEPAQEEIVKRLAREGNTSETDVIRRAITAYGGANAAKIAADTRRVMEHLKTYPEWNDDPAEFFQG, from the coding sequence ATGGTGAAAAAAATGGTGTATTTGGAACCCGCGCAAGAAGAAATTGTAAAGCGCCTTGCACGCGAGGGGAACACCTCGGAAACAGATGTGATCCGGCGAGCCATTACGGCCTACGGCGGCGCGAACGCGGCGAAGATCGCCGCCGATACGCGCCGTGTCATGGAGCACCTCAAAACATATCCCGAGTGGAACGATGATCCGGCGGAGTTCTTTCAAGGATGA
- a CDS encoding type II toxin-antitoxin system PemK/MazF family toxin — MTPGSIVVVDWRDALAESGEPSKQRPAVVVGRDDLFHGDFGYLLVVPLTGDAAMRVTEASVEIAPTKENHCSKRCYALSWNVQTVPKRRVRATEARVTTAQLKAVRDQIARLVER, encoded by the coding sequence ATGACTCCCGGGAGTATCGTCGTGGTCGATTGGCGCGATGCCCTGGCCGAATCCGGGGAACCTAGTAAACAACGCCCAGCCGTTGTCGTTGGGCGTGACGACCTTTTTCATGGCGATTTTGGCTATCTCTTAGTCGTCCCGTTGACGGGCGACGCCGCGATGCGCGTTACCGAAGCATCGGTTGAGATTGCCCCGACGAAGGAGAACCATTGCTCAAAACGCTGCTATGCGTTGTCGTGGAACGTGCAGACGGTGCCAAAACGACGGGTTCGGGCTACAGAAGCCCGCGTCACCACCGCCCAACTTAAAGCGGTGCGCGATCAAATCGCGCGGTTAGTAGAGCGATAG